One Mya arenaria isolate MELC-2E11 chromosome 7, ASM2691426v1 genomic window carries:
- the LOC128239854 gene encoding carbohydrate sulfotransferase 11-like, whose amino-acid sequence MVHYGDFKTIHKLKLTEGGQGKWIDPALKFMFSRDPYTRLWSAYLDKFVLPDFWHTARNAIPIARQNVSKRALKCGHDLTFEEFVRYNYNHRGFKAEPKLNEHFQTVLYNCNPCKHDFDVICAAETFDEDTNLVMASAQTLGVIPHNPKESRLQREITDLVDYNLDIVLRTHLHGNISVDCVGLDAVGRRLWEVFQYNGYLGDSVPFPEAYLKKVTDKKYHNEYKLFLKTVIFDTRKSVTMKTLDDWKEQRTKSMRNAFRSLPKRIMKQFQEMYDVDFDLFRYEKNPVWLEPGDKN is encoded by the coding sequence ATGGTCCATTATGGTGACTTCAAAACCATCCATAAACTGAAACTAACGGAGGGAGGACAAGGCAAATGGATTGACCCCGCCCTCAAGTTCATGTTCTCCCGGGATCCATATACTAGACTTTGGTCGGCTTATCTTGACAAATTCGTATTGCCAGATTTCTGGCACACCGCTCGCAACGCTATTCCAATCGCTCGCCAGAACGTGTCCAAGAGAGCGCTAAAATGTGGGCATGACTTGACTTTTGAGGAATTTGTTAGGTACAATTATAATCATAGGGGTTTTAAAGCGGAACCGAAGttgaatgaacattttcaaactgttttgtATAACTGTAACCCATGTAAACACGACTTTGACGTCATATGCGCTGCAGAGACTTTTGATGAAGATACTAACCTCGTTATGGCGAGCGCGCAAACATTAGGAGTCATTCCCCACAATCCGAAAGAGAGCCGTCTACAGAGGGAAATCACAGATTTAGTAGACTATAACCTTGATATTGTACTGCGAACACATTTGCATGGTAATATTTCTGTTGACTGCGTTGGCCTGGATGCTGTAGGCCGTCGGTTGTGGGAGGTATTTCAGTACAATGGTTACCTTGGTGATTCTGTTCCATTCCCTGAGGCATATTTGAAGAAGGTTACAGACAAGAAATATCATAATGAATACAAGCTTTTCTTAAAAACGGTTATATTTGATACAAGGAAATCAGTCACGATGAAAACATTGGACGATTGGAAGGAACAAAGAACCAAGTCCATGAGGAACGCATTTCGGTCACTGCCCAAGAGGATAATGAAACAGTTTCAGGAAATGTACGATGTAGACTTTGACTTGTTTCGCTATGAAAAGAATCCAGTGTGGCTAGAGCCTGGAGATAAAAACTGA